The window GATATACGTTGCCATCATTAGTCAGCAATGAGATGCTATTTGTATTGAACAATCTTTAGATATTCTTCCTCATGTACTATGAACTGTAtaccaattatatatatatatatatatatatattttttttatctaatgAATGTACCGATTCTAACTCAAACATAATCTCTGTCTCCCTCTTCATGTCCATATCAGATTGGAAACGTACAACTAGAGCCTGGTAATACGTGGACTGCTACGCAACATCTTAGCATTAATTGAAGAGTGCCTGGTCCCCGTTATtcaattttgtaaaaataatatatcatcTTTGTTTTCAAGTCTTTTATTGTTGTTACACAAAGCTTTTAAGCTACAAAACAAGCAAAGCTCATCAATAATGGATGATCGATCCTGGATATTCCTTCAATTCTGAATATAAGGTTTCCTTTTCAGTTGGTGATCCTGTTGtatccccccccccctctctctctctctctctctctctctctctctcgctttctctctctctctctagaaaaatCTGGCATTGCACTACAAAAAAGTGTGAGATTAAGCCTGATTTTCTTAAACAAATTCACTAGAATAAAGCAAAAACTGAATTAaccaaagtgaaaaaaaatatcaccaGAACAGAGTTTCAAATGCtaaaatcaataaatcaaaTCTAGTTCTCATTAAAATTTCTGTCGATTAACAGAACCACGAATCGCGTCAAGAAAAGTAGTCTATGAGCTCAGAAAGCTCACTAAAGACATGCTTTCACAGGACTAAACCCTAAATTGTACCGACTCCGTTCTAATCATGAGGCGAACATCGAAATAATGCAAACCATAAGTATAATCAGTCCCACAGCCCACACCCAGTAAACccacttcttgttcttcttcatctGGCTGGCATAATGAAGACTATTTGTGCCTCCACTGATGAAATAACCAGCATTCGCCACATTCTCTTCGATATTTTCAATGTCTTTCCCTTGTGCCTCAACCAAAACAGCCATGTCGAGAAACACCTGATGAAGCTTAGTCAGACTTCTTTGGATATCCATCACCGCCTCGTGTCGGACCTTGTTCCCCATATCCAGTTCTGTCTTCCCTTCGAACAACTCAACTTTCAAGCTTCCAGAAATAATCTTTTCAGTCATCTCATCGGATGGCAAATCACCCGTTGCGCTGTAGTATCTCCTCTTGAGATCTTCCTTATGATCCGAAACTATCTTCTCTCTCAGATATTGAAAATTGTCCATCAGGTCCCTTAACTTGACTCTCAAGCCACCGGTGATGGACATTCTAGTTCGATCCGCAGTGCTTCCTTCCTTGTACTCATTGGACTTTTTTCTGTTGATCGCATTAGACTGATCAAGCGCTTCGAGCCTCGCCTTGATAATCTTCGCTTTCCGAAGCACTGTAACCATGTCAGACTCCATCCGGTCTCTAAGCCCGCGCAGAATCTTGGCGCTGTGTGTGGACTTTGCCTCTTCGTTCAGGCACTGGAGATCGTGCAAGAGATTGGTGATCTCTTCCATGTCGGCCTTGATTGCTCCGACTTCTTGGAAGAACTGAGAGAGGTTTTCTTGGCCGGACGGGTTGAGTTTGCCTGCGCCTGCTTCGACATCAAGATCCACTTCGAGGTCCTTCTGCGCCTGTTTCTTCAGTTCCACATAACTTAAGAACGATTTGGTCatcaaatcattcatctttgcAAAGAATCTGCAAAAGCCACCTGAAAATGTCCAGAAAATTTAACATTCGCTTAGAAATCGAAGAAATGAAAACGAAAAATGAAAACCCAGTGAAGGAATTGAAGAAAAGTTAACTGAAGTTTAATTTTACCCTCTCAAATTCAAGAATCGAAATCTTCTTCTCAAGATTACAGTGCTTCTTCTTCTGTGTTACTCTGCTCCAAGAGATCTGAATTTCacagaaaattaacaaacttCATCAGTGAGAACCGAACCCCATGAAGAAATcaggaaaacaaacaaaacccatttgattaaactttcaaatttccaaGATTAAGGCCTACCCAGAAAAAAGAATTGAGAAAGAGGAACGAAAAATTTACAGAAAGTGGGGGAAAAAACATAGAAGAAATAGGAGTGCTCTGTTTCGGTTTCTACCGCCGCAGAGTCGCCGACTATCTTTCTTGTCACTGTCACTGCGATTTTGACAGTGGGGGTTTCTGTTTTCCTTTTGTTTAGGGTTAGGGGGAGGGGATGAGTGAGAGGAGAACAGACAACTGAGACGAGAAGGAAGTCTTCCGAtgcacgagagagagagagagagagagagaggagggatcGCTCTTTTGGGTTGGGTTTCATTGTGTAACCGCTTAAATTTCAAATTGCCGTGGATGATGTAGCCGTTAATTTCTCTTTAACCGGTC of the Pyrus communis chromosome 1, drPyrComm1.1, whole genome shotgun sequence genome contains:
- the LOC137730761 gene encoding syntaxin-112-like, with amino-acid sequence MNDLMTKSFLSYVELKKQAQKDLEVDLDVEAGAGKLNPSGQENLSQFFQEVGAIKADMEEITNLLHDLQCLNEEAKSTHSAKILRGLRDRMESDMVTVLRKAKIIKARLEALDQSNAINRKKSNEYKEGSTADRTRMSITGGLRVKLRDLMDNFQYLREKIVSDHKEDLKRRYYSATGDLPSDEMTEKIISGSLKVELFEGKTELDMGNKVRHEAVMDIQRSLTKLHQVFLDMAVLVEAQGKDIENIEENVANAGYFISGGTNSLHYASQMKKNKKWVYWVWAVGLIILMVCIISMFAS